From a region of the Mauremys mutica isolate MM-2020 ecotype Southern chromosome 12, ASM2049712v1, whole genome shotgun sequence genome:
- the LOC123346343 gene encoding olfactory receptor 8S1-like, translating into MKNQTTVTEFILLGLSSDPQMQIFLFLLFLVIYLITLGGNIVIMVVIRADSHLHTPMYFFLSHLSFVDICYSSAIVPNMLVHFLAEHKTISVNSCIAQVFFIFLMAATEISILSAMAYDRYAAICDPLHYMNTMNKGICVHLVSGAWAIGFIDALLNTVFVLKLHFCGPNQISHFSCELPSLLQLSCTETFTNQVVLLTSAVVFGLSSFLFTLISYIHIISTILSIRSTEGRHKAFSTCSSHLIVVGLLYLTAFFQYTKPSSVSSVVLDEMFSIQYSILTPMLNPIIYCLKNKEVKTAVEKTLEKFKFLK; encoded by the coding sequence atgaaaaatcaaaccaCAGTGACCGAATTTATCCTCCTGGGACTTTCCAGTGACCCACAGATGCAGATTTTCCTCTTTCTGCTTTTTTTAGTTATTTACCTAATCACTCTGGGTGGTAATATAGTGATCATGGTGGTGATAAGAGCTGATTCTCACCTTCACACCCCAATGTACTTCTTCCTGTCTCATTTATCCTTTGTTGATATCTGCTATTCCTCGGCGATTGTTCCTAATATGTTGGTGCATTTCCTAGCAGAGCACAAAACCATATCTGTCAATAGCTGCATTGCACAGGTGTTCTTCATTTTCCTGATGGCTGCTACTGAAATTTCTATTCTCTCAGCAATGGCTTATGACCGCTATGCTGCCATCTGTGATCCATTGCATTACATGAATACAATGAACAAAGGGATCTGTGTTCATCTGGTGAGTGGTGCATGGGCAATAGGCTTCATTGATGCCCTGCTTAACACTGTTTTTGTTCTCAAGTTGCATTTCTGTGGGCCCAATCAAATCAGCCATTTTAGCTGTGAGCTCCCTTCTCTGTTACAGCTGTCCTGCACTGAGACCTTCACCAATCAAGTGGTCCTTCTTACTTCTGCTGTGGTATTTGGGTTGAGCTCCTTCCTCTTCACCCTGATCTCCTACATTCACATCATCTCCACTATCCTGAGCATACGCTCTACGGAGGGcaggcataaagccttctccacctgcagctcccacctgatTGTGGTTGGTTTGTTGTACTTGACAGCTTTTTTCCAGTACACAAAACCCAGCTCAGTCTCCTCTGTGGTGCTCGATGAAATGTTCTCCATCCAGTACAGCATCTTAAcccccatgttaaaccccatcatctactgcctgaaaaacaaggaggtgaaaACAGCTGTAGAGAAAACATTGGAGAAATTCAAATTTCTCAAGTAG